A single window of Methylocella tundrae DNA harbors:
- a CDS encoding hybrid sensor histidine kinase/response regulator, giving the protein MDNLERFDASAMDDGRYRLLVNAVTDYAIFMLDPEGVVTSWNPGAQRFKGYEASEILGENFSRFYVEEDRRAGLPRRALDTAAREGKFETEGWRVRKDGARFWAHVVIDPIRGPSGELLGFTKITRDLTERKFAEETLKRSEEQFRILVQSVTDYSIFMLDSEGHVSSWNLGAERIKGYLREEVIGEHFSKFYTPEDLEKGEPQRAIETAAREGRFEKEGWRVRKDGTRFWANVVIDAIRDENGAVIGFAKITRDITERREAQRAIEEAREALFQSQKMDAIGQLTGGVAHDFNNLLMAILGSLELVRKRLPDEPKFTSLIDNAMQAAQRGASLTQRMLAFARRQELKPEPVDLPTLVRGMTDLLQRSLGPAMSIETRFPLALPSVQADTNQLELSLLNLAVNARDAMPEGGVIIIAARAETVSGASQNGLAGGAYVCLSVTDTGEGMDEATLSRAMEPFFTTKGIGKGTGLGLPMVHGLAEQSGGRLALKSQKGKGTTAELWLPVAQRAAAPASDDEQPPTLENSREVSRLVVVAVDDDPLVLTNTAAMLADLGHTVFEASGGRQALSILRRESVDLVITDQAMPRMTGTQLADAIRAEWPALPVVLATGYAELSSADTVHLPRLSKPFRQDDLMRAIADALAANRRRVDR; this is encoded by the coding sequence ATGGATAACCTCGAGCGGTTCGACGCCTCTGCCATGGACGACGGGCGATACCGCCTCCTCGTCAACGCGGTGACGGATTACGCCATTTTCATGCTCGACCCGGAAGGCGTGGTGACGAGCTGGAACCCTGGCGCGCAACGCTTCAAGGGATATGAGGCTTCGGAAATTCTCGGCGAAAATTTTTCGCGCTTCTATGTAGAGGAGGACCGGCGCGCCGGACTGCCAAGACGCGCGCTCGATACCGCCGCGAGGGAAGGAAAATTCGAGACTGAAGGCTGGCGGGTGCGCAAGGATGGCGCTCGCTTCTGGGCTCATGTCGTCATCGATCCGATCCGCGGCCCGTCAGGCGAGTTGCTCGGATTCACCAAGATCACCCGCGACCTTACCGAACGCAAGTTCGCTGAGGAAACCTTGAAGCGCAGTGAAGAGCAGTTCAGGATCCTCGTCCAAAGCGTCACCGATTACTCGATCTTTATGCTTGATTCTGAAGGCCATGTGAGCAGCTGGAACCTGGGGGCCGAGCGGATCAAGGGCTATCTCCGCGAGGAGGTCATCGGCGAGCATTTCTCGAAATTCTATACGCCGGAGGATCTTGAAAAGGGAGAGCCTCAGCGGGCGATCGAGACCGCGGCTCGCGAGGGCAGGTTCGAGAAAGAGGGCTGGCGCGTCCGCAAGGACGGCACCCGTTTCTGGGCCAATGTGGTCATCGACGCCATCCGCGACGAGAACGGCGCGGTCATCGGCTTCGCCAAAATCACGCGCGATATTACGGAGCGGCGGGAGGCTCAACGCGCCATCGAGGAAGCCCGCGAGGCGCTCTTTCAATCGCAGAAGATGGACGCCATCGGGCAGCTCACGGGCGGCGTCGCGCATGATTTCAACAACCTGCTGATGGCGATTCTCGGCAGCCTCGAACTGGTCCGCAAAAGGCTGCCGGACGAGCCCAAATTCACCTCTCTGATCGACAATGCGATGCAGGCCGCGCAACGGGGGGCGTCGCTGACGCAGCGCATGCTCGCCTTCGCCCGCCGCCAGGAGCTGAAGCCGGAGCCGGTCGATCTGCCGACCCTCGTGCGGGGAATGACCGATCTTCTGCAGCGCTCGCTCGGGCCCGCCATGTCGATCGAGACCCGCTTCCCGCTCGCTCTACCTTCTGTCCAGGCCGACACCAACCAGCTGGAATTGTCCCTGCTGAATCTTGCGGTGAACGCCCGCGACGCCATGCCGGAAGGCGGCGTGATCATTATCGCGGCGCGGGCGGAAACCGTCTCGGGGGCCTCCCAAAATGGGCTGGCCGGCGGCGCTTATGTGTGTCTTTCGGTGACAGATACGGGAGAGGGCATGGACGAGGCGACGCTGTCGCGCGCCATGGAGCCCTTCTTCACAACCAAGGGCATAGGTAAGGGCACGGGGCTCGGACTGCCCATGGTCCACGGATTGGCGGAGCAATCCGGTGGGCGGCTCGCCCTGAAAAGTCAGAAGGGCAAAGGCACAACCGCCGAGCTTTGGCTCCCCGTGGCGCAACGGGCCGCCGCGCCGGCCAGTGACGACGAGCAGCCGCCAACGTTGGAAAACAGCCGGGAGGTGAGCCGGCTCGTCGTGGTCGCCGTGGACGATGATCCTCTCGTGCTGACCAACACCGCCGCGATGCTCGCAGATCTTGGGCATACGGTGTTTGAAGCTTCCGGCGGGAGGCAGGCGCTCAGTATTCTGCGGCGCGAGAGCGTCGATCTGGTCATTACCGACCAGGCGATGCCGCGCATGACAGGGACACAGCTTGCCGACGCGATCAGAGCGGAGTGGCCCGCGCTGCCGGTTGTTCTGGCCACGGGATATGCGGAGCTAAGCTCAGCCGACACAGTGCATCTGCCGCGTCTTTCAAAGCCGTTCCGGCAAGACGACCTCATGCGGGCGATCGCTGACGCGCTCGCGGCGAACCGCCGGCGCGTTGACCGCTAA
- a CDS encoding ATP-dependent helicase → MPAAAAYLEALNPEQRRAVEHGAGARDCAPLLVIAGAGSGKTNTLAHRVAHLIVNGADPRRILLLTFSRRAAAEMTRRVERISRKVIGDSAGVMTDALGWAGTFHGVGARLLRDYAEAIGLDPAFTIHDREDSADLMNLVRHELGFSKTQKRFPAKGACLSIYSRCVNAELAIGEVLGASFPWCLAWTAELSQLFAAYVEAKQRQNVLDYDDLLLYWAQTMSDPALAADIGERFDHVMVDEYQDTNRLQSSILMALKPTGRGLTVVGDDAQSIYSFRAATVRNILDFPGQFSPPAEIVTLDRNYRSTRPILAAANGVIDLAAERFTKNLWTDRNSQQGPQLVAVRDEADQARYIVERVLENRESGSTLKQQAVLFRTSHHSGPLEVELTRRNIPFVKFGGLKFLDAAHVKDILALLRFVENPRDRVAGFRVMLLMPGVGPASAQRALDHMAAASDPIAALGSAPAPPRASVHWTAFVATVMALRGRTAGWPAELLCARLWYEPHLERIHEDATPRLADLVQLEQIAAGYPSRERFLTELTLDPPDATSDQAGPPHLDEDYLILSTIHSAKGQEWKSVFVLNVVDGCMPSDLGAGTSDEIEEERRLLYVAMTRARDDLHLIVPQRFFTHVQNARGDRHVYASRTRFIPNALLHLFERTAWPTAAAGATVARGPAVGVRIDLGARMRGMWR, encoded by the coding sequence TTGCCCGCTGCCGCCGCCTATCTTGAAGCGCTCAATCCTGAACAGCGCCGCGCCGTTGAGCACGGTGCCGGTGCGAGGGATTGCGCGCCGCTGCTCGTCATCGCTGGGGCGGGATCGGGCAAGACCAACACTTTGGCGCATCGCGTCGCGCATCTGATCGTCAATGGCGCCGATCCGAGGCGCATCCTGCTTCTGACTTTCTCCCGGCGCGCGGCGGCCGAGATGACGCGCAGGGTCGAGCGCATCTCGCGCAAGGTGATCGGCGATAGCGCCGGCGTCATGACGGACGCGCTCGGTTGGGCGGGGACATTTCATGGCGTCGGCGCCCGGCTGCTCCGCGACTACGCCGAAGCGATCGGGCTTGATCCGGCATTCACGATTCATGATCGCGAGGATTCAGCCGATCTCATGAATCTGGTGCGGCACGAGCTTGGTTTCTCGAAGACCCAAAAACGCTTCCCGGCCAAGGGCGCATGCCTTTCGATCTATTCGCGCTGTGTCAACGCCGAACTTGCCATCGGGGAAGTCCTTGGAGCGTCCTTTCCATGGTGCCTCGCCTGGACCGCGGAACTTAGCCAGCTGTTTGCCGCTTACGTCGAAGCAAAGCAGCGCCAGAACGTTCTCGATTACGATGATCTTCTGCTCTACTGGGCGCAGACGATGAGCGATCCCGCGCTCGCCGCCGACATCGGCGAGCGCTTCGATCACGTCATGGTCGATGAGTATCAGGACACCAACAGGCTGCAATCCTCGATACTCATGGCGCTGAAGCCGACCGGCCGCGGGCTCACGGTTGTCGGGGATGACGCGCAGTCGATCTATTCATTTCGCGCGGCGACGGTGCGCAACATTCTCGACTTTCCAGGCCAGTTCAGCCCGCCGGCCGAGATCGTGACGCTCGATCGCAATTACCGCTCGACGCGGCCGATCCTCGCCGCCGCCAACGGCGTCATCGATCTGGCCGCCGAGCGATTCACGAAAAATCTCTGGACTGACCGCAATTCGCAGCAGGGCCCGCAACTCGTCGCTGTTCGCGATGAGGCCGATCAGGCCCGCTACATCGTCGAACGGGTGCTCGAAAACCGCGAGAGCGGATCGACGCTGAAGCAACAGGCGGTCTTATTCCGCACGTCGCACCACAGCGGTCCGCTCGAAGTGGAGCTGACCCGCCGCAACATTCCCTTCGTCAAATTCGGCGGGTTGAAGTTCCTCGACGCCGCCCATGTCAAGGATATTCTGGCGCTGCTGCGCTTTGTCGAAAATCCGCGCGATCGCGTCGCGGGCTTTCGCGTCATGCTACTGATGCCGGGCGTCGGCCCGGCGTCGGCGCAGCGCGCGCTCGACCATATGGCGGCGGCGTCCGATCCGATCGCCGCGCTTGGCTCCGCGCCCGCGCCGCCGCGCGCCAGCGTGCATTGGACCGCATTTGTCGCGACGGTCATGGCGCTGCGCGGCAGAACCGCCGGGTGGCCGGCTGAGCTTTTGTGCGCGCGGCTTTGGTACGAGCCTCATCTTGAGCGGATTCACGAGGATGCGACGCCGCGCCTTGCCGATCTCGTGCAATTGGAACAGATAGCCGCCGGCTATCCCTCGCGCGAGCGGTTCCTGACGGAGCTGACGCTCGATCCGCCCGACGCCACCAGCGATCAGGCGGGCCCGCCACATCTCGATGAAGATTATCTTATCCTTTCGACAATTCATTCCGCCAAGGGGCAGGAATGGAAATCCGTCTTCGTGCTGAACGTCGTCGACGGCTGCATGCCATCTGATCTTGGCGCGGGGACTTCGGACGAGATCGAGGAGGAGCGCCGCCTGCTTTATGTGGCGATGACCCGCGCAAGGGATGATCTGCATCTCATCGTGCCACAACGCTTTTTTACGCATGTGCAGAACGCGCGGGGCGACCGGCACGTTTACGCCTCGCGAACGCGCTTTATCCCGAATGCGCTGTTGCATCTGTTCGAGCGTACGGCCTGGCCGACGGCGGCGGCGGGGGCCACCGTCGCGCGCGGCCCGGCTGTTGGCGTTCGAATTGACCTCGGCGCCCGTATGCGCGGCATGTGGCGATGA
- the dinB gene encoding DNA polymerase IV: MRAPEPEALDGDAPADGARRKIIHVDMDAFFASVEQRDNAELRGRPVAVGGSSERGVVAAASYEARKFGVRSAMPSVTAKRKCPELIFVTPRFDVYKAVSLQIREIFAEYTPLIEPLSLDEAYLDVTENLQGVASATEIAEQIRAKIRRVTHLTASAGVSYNKFLAKLASDHRKPDGLFVITPKMGARFVETLPVETFQGVGPATAAKMRRLGIETGLDLRARSLAFLQQSFGKSGEAYYWISRGVDERPVRADRVRKSIGAENTFPRDLFEFEPMCEALRPVLAKVWRHCEASDIRGRTITLKVKYADFKQITRSRSGEDVIASLADLERLSLGLLAPLLPVKKGVRLLGVSLSSLSQTRVKDRGQLALAL; this comes from the coding sequence ATGCGCGCACCCGAGCCTGAAGCGCTCGACGGGGATGCGCCGGCTGATGGCGCGCGCCGGAAAATCATCCATGTCGATATGGACGCCTTTTTTGCCTCGGTCGAGCAGCGCGACAATGCGGAGCTGCGCGGCAGGCCTGTCGCCGTCGGTGGTTCTTCCGAGCGAGGCGTTGTCGCGGCGGCGAGCTATGAGGCGAGAAAGTTCGGCGTGCGATCGGCGATGCCATCTGTGACGGCGAAGCGCAAATGCCCCGAACTCATCTTTGTGACGCCGCGCTTCGATGTCTACAAAGCAGTCTCGCTCCAGATCCGCGAGATTTTCGCCGAATATACGCCCCTGATCGAGCCATTGTCGCTCGATGAAGCCTATCTCGACGTCACCGAGAATCTACAAGGCGTCGCGTCGGCGACGGAGATCGCCGAGCAGATCCGCGCGAAGATCCGTCGCGTAACGCATCTCACCGCATCCGCTGGCGTCAGCTATAATAAGTTTTTGGCCAAGCTCGCCTCCGATCATCGCAAGCCCGATGGTCTCTTCGTCATCACGCCGAAGATGGGGGCGCGCTTCGTCGAGACCCTGCCGGTCGAAACATTCCAGGGTGTTGGACCGGCGACGGCGGCGAAGATGAGGCGGCTCGGAATCGAGACAGGACTTGACCTTCGCGCAAGATCTTTGGCTTTTCTTCAACAGAGCTTCGGCAAGTCGGGCGAGGCCTATTACTGGATATCCCGTGGCGTCGATGAAAGGCCGGTGCGCGCCGACCGGGTTCGCAAATCGATCGGCGCGGAAAACACCTTTCCGCGGGATCTGTTTGAATTCGAGCCGATGTGTGAGGCGCTGCGGCCGGTCCTCGCCAAAGTCTGGCGGCATTGCGAGGCAAGCGACATCCGGGGCCGAACTATCACGCTGAAAGTCAAATACGCCGATTTCAAGCAGATCACGCGCAGCCGATCCGGCGAGGACGTCATCGCAAGCCTCGCCGATCTCGAACGTTTGAGTCTTGGGCTGCTTGCGCCGCTTCTGCCGGTCAAAAAAGGCGTGCGCCTGCTCGGAGTTTCGCTTTCCTCGTTGTCGCAGACGCGGGTGAAGGATCGTGGCCAGCTCGCCCTGGCGCTTTGA
- a CDS encoding SulP family inorganic anion transporter, protein MKESTGRRIRLTRLWHIPSVRWLAEYRAAWLPADIVAGVTLAAYGIPVSLAYAGLAGLPPQVGVYGYLLGGLGYALLGSSRQLAIGPTSAISLMIAGTVGAMAAGDAQRYAQIASLTGFTVAALCLIAWALKLSVLIKLVSDSILVGFKAGAGLTIAATQLPSLIGAPGGGHNFFERVILFAGQLGETHSLVLAVGAVAIVLLTVGERLLPGKPVALGVVALSIVIASVLGLPALGVPTTGKIPAGLPTLEGPALRLRDIEGIVPLAAGCLLLAYIESVSAARAFAAKHGYALDTRQELLGIGAANLATALGQGYPVAGGLSQTAVNDKAGARTPLALVFASMTLAICLLFLTGLLENLPKAILAAVVLTAVSGLLDFPALFRMWRVSRLDFYAATIALFGVLLLGILQGILLAALASVLMLLARASRPHVAFLGRVPGTNSYSDVGRHPENEPISGVIAFRPEASLIYVNASSVLETVLNRLAASAPSDIRLMICDLSASPYLDLAGSRMLHELHSELAARGIVLRIIGAHGRVRDLLRADGIGEKVGGLERVVTLDAALGGGG, encoded by the coding sequence ATGAAGGAATCGACGGGCCGCCGGATTAGACTGACGCGGCTTTGGCATATCCCGTCGGTTCGCTGGCTCGCGGAATACCGCGCCGCCTGGCTGCCCGCTGACATCGTCGCCGGCGTGACCCTCGCGGCCTACGGCATTCCCGTCTCTCTTGCATATGCCGGACTGGCCGGATTGCCTCCGCAAGTTGGCGTATACGGCTATTTATTGGGTGGACTTGGCTACGCTTTGCTCGGATCGTCGCGTCAACTGGCGATCGGGCCCACATCCGCCATTTCACTTATGATTGCCGGAACCGTGGGCGCGATGGCGGCCGGGGACGCGCAACGCTACGCACAGATCGCCAGCCTTACGGGTTTCACCGTAGCAGCCCTTTGCCTGATCGCCTGGGCGTTGAAGCTCAGCGTGCTCATTAAGCTGGTTAGCGACAGCATACTTGTTGGGTTCAAGGCGGGGGCGGGCTTGACGATTGCCGCGACCCAGCTGCCAAGCCTCATTGGAGCGCCGGGCGGCGGGCACAATTTCTTTGAACGGGTGATTCTGTTTGCCGGACAATTAGGCGAGACGCATTCCCTCGTGCTTGCGGTCGGCGCCGTCGCGATCGTGCTGCTGACAGTCGGCGAGCGCCTGCTGCCGGGTAAACCGGTCGCGCTCGGCGTTGTTGCGCTGTCGATCGTGATCGCATCCGTGCTGGGGCTTCCCGCTCTCGGCGTGCCAACGACGGGAAAGATTCCGGCAGGCTTACCCACGCTGGAAGGTCCGGCGTTGCGGCTGCGCGATATAGAGGGCATAGTTCCTCTGGCCGCCGGATGCCTGCTGCTCGCCTATATTGAAAGCGTCTCCGCCGCACGCGCCTTCGCCGCAAAGCATGGATATGCTCTCGACACGCGGCAAGAGCTGCTCGGGATCGGCGCGGCAAATCTCGCGACGGCGCTGGGCCAAGGCTATCCTGTCGCAGGCGGATTGTCGCAGACAGCCGTCAACGACAAGGCCGGCGCACGCACGCCACTCGCCCTTGTCTTTGCCTCGATGACGCTTGCCATATGCCTGCTCTTCCTCACAGGGCTGCTGGAAAACCTGCCCAAGGCAATTCTGGCCGCCGTCGTTCTGACGGCCGTGTCCGGATTGTTGGATTTTCCGGCGCTGTTCCGCATGTGGCGGGTAAGCCGGCTCGATTTCTACGCTGCAACGATTGCTCTTTTCGGCGTCCTGTTGCTGGGCATACTTCAAGGCATCCTCCTCGCTGCGCTGGCGTCCGTCCTGATGCTGCTGGCCCGTGCGTCACGCCCGCATGTGGCGTTTCTTGGCCGCGTTCCCGGCACGAACAGCTACTCCGACGTCGGCCGGCACCCGGAAAACGAGCCGATCTCCGGCGTCATCGCCTTCCGTCCCGAAGCGTCGCTGATCTACGTCAACGCCAGCTCTGTGCTCGAGACGGTTCTGAACCGCCTTGCCGCATCAGCTCCGTCCGACATCCGCCTGATGATCTGCGATCTCTCGGCATCGCCCTACCTTGATCTCGCGGGTTCTCGAATGCTGCATGAGTTGCACAGCGAACTTGCCGCTCGTGGCATCGTGCTGCGAATCATCGGGGCGCATGGACGGGTCCGCGATCTGCTGCGAGCGGACGGCATCGGTGAAAAAGTCGGGGGGCTCGAAAGGGTCGTAACGCTTGATGCGGCGCTCGGCGGCGGCGGGTGA
- a CDS encoding cytochrome P450, which produces MTDVSSHATALPRPPAPVPLAAPLGPISTMRVLRKNPIETWTRAHFELPIIIGPTILGTIAVINEPAAIRRVLLDNAANYNKDALQKRVLGEGLREGLLIVEGDEWRAQRRTLAPLFTPKNIASFAAATDEAAKELVARWLRLRQGRMFDIQPEMARVTLDVLGRTIFSDGLGRDPSEFTAALTRYFLTLGRLDPFDLLDFPDWVPRWTKLTSGAALNFFEDVVDAIIERRKRLLAQKGAAAPRDILTLLLEAEDPQTGVGLSDAEIRANIVTFIGAGHETTANALIWSLFLLSMSEEWRQRLAAEADAVLPGPIEHYAERLVETKAVIEEAMRLYPPVASMSRHALDCDTLAGRRIRKGALVMVSQWVLHRHKLLWDQPDVFDPRRFLPGAREKIDRFAYLPFGAGPRVCIGAAFALQEAAIILAHVVRSFTLEVPKGHEVKPVQHITLRPEGGLPMILRRRTRSHN; this is translated from the coding sequence ATGACGGATGTTTCCTCCCATGCGACGGCTCTGCCTCGCCCACCCGCGCCGGTTCCGCTTGCCGCGCCGCTCGGGCCAATCTCCACGATGCGCGTCTTGCGCAAAAATCCAATCGAGACCTGGACCCGCGCCCATTTCGAATTGCCGATCATCATCGGTCCGACGATCCTCGGCACGATCGCGGTCATCAATGAACCGGCGGCGATCAGGCGCGTCCTGCTCGACAACGCCGCCAATTACAATAAGGACGCTTTGCAAAAGCGCGTCCTCGGCGAAGGTCTGCGCGAGGGATTGCTCATCGTCGAAGGCGACGAGTGGCGCGCGCAGCGCCGCACCCTCGCGCCTCTGTTCACGCCGAAAAACATCGCCTCTTTTGCCGCCGCCACGGATGAAGCGGCGAAAGAACTCGTCGCGCGATGGCTGCGGCTGCGCCAGGGGCGAATGTTCGACATTCAACCCGAAATGGCGCGGGTGACGCTCGACGTGCTCGGCCGCACCATCTTTTCCGATGGGCTCGGGCGCGATCCGTCCGAGTTCACCGCCGCGCTCACGCGCTATTTCCTCACGCTCGGGCGCCTCGATCCGTTCGATCTCCTTGATTTCCCCGATTGGGTGCCGCGCTGGACCAAACTGACCAGCGGCGCCGCGCTGAATTTTTTTGAGGACGTCGTCGACGCCATCATTGAGCGCCGCAAGCGGCTGCTGGCCCAAAAGGGCGCCGCCGCGCCGCGCGACATACTGACATTACTGCTGGAGGCCGAGGATCCGCAGACCGGCGTGGGCCTTAGCGATGCTGAAATCAGGGCCAATATCGTGACCTTCATCGGCGCCGGTCATGAGACGACCGCCAATGCGCTGATCTGGTCATTGTTTTTGCTCTCGATGTCGGAGGAATGGCGCCAGCGCCTCGCGGCTGAGGCCGACGCGGTGCTGCCCGGCCCCATCGAGCATTACGCCGAAAGGCTGGTCGAGACCAAAGCCGTGATCGAGGAGGCGATGCGGCTTTATCCGCCGGTGGCGAGCATGAGCCGTCACGCGCTCGACTGCGATACGCTCGCCGGCCGTCGCATTCGCAAAGGCGCGCTCGTCATGGTGTCGCAATGGGTGCTGCACCGGCATAAGCTTTTATGGGATCAGCCGGATGTCTTTGATCCGCGCCGCTTCCTTCCAGGCGCCCGTGAAAAAATCGACCGCTTCGCCTATCTGCCATTCGGCGCCGGCCCTCGCGTCTGCATCGGCGCGGCCTTCGCCTTGCAGGAGGCCGCGATCATCCTCGCCCACGTCGTGCGCTCGTTCACCCTCGAGGTTCCAAAGGGTCACGAGGTGAAGCCCGTGCAGCACATTACGCTGCGGCCGGAAGGCGGCCTGCCGATGATCCTGCGGCGGCGCACGCGCTCACACAATTGA
- the thpR gene encoding RNA 2',3'-cyclic phosphodiesterase — MPRLFTGLEIPPDLAMDLAMMRGGIYGARWIDVENYHITLRFIGDIDDATARDVHASLEQIRRKPFTVEIETLSSFGGDKPRAIVAKAKPATPLVELQAQQERLLRRMGIPPEPRKFTPHVTLARLRAASSMAVADYLSTRGFFFSRRFEAQRFVLFSSRASTGGGPYVIEAAYPLG, encoded by the coding sequence ATGCCTCGCCTGTTCACCGGCCTCGAGATTCCTCCAGATCTCGCCATGGACCTCGCCATGATGCGCGGCGGCATCTACGGCGCGCGCTGGATCGACGTCGAAAACTACCACATCACCTTGCGCTTCATCGGCGACATCGATGACGCCACCGCACGCGACGTGCATGCCTCGCTGGAGCAAATCCGGCGCAAACCCTTCACCGTCGAGATCGAGACGCTGAGCTCCTTTGGCGGCGACAAACCAAGAGCGATCGTCGCCAAGGCGAAGCCCGCGACGCCCCTCGTGGAGCTTCAGGCGCAACAGGAGCGGCTGCTGCGGCGCATGGGCATTCCGCCCGAGCCGCGCAAATTTACGCCGCATGTCACCTTGGCGCGGCTGCGGGCGGCGTCCTCCATGGCGGTCGCCGATTATCTCTCGACGCGCGGCTTTTTCTTTTCGCGCCGTTTCGAGGCGCAGCGCTTCGTGCTTTTTTCGTCCCGGGCCTCGACCGGCGGCGGCCCCTACGTCATCGAGGCGGCCTACCCGCTGGGTTAA
- a CDS encoding arylesterase: MTSKTPPQTDPRRLNSPAQAPIANARAEPVRYRDRRDFLQGVLQTGAALLLALPLDAGRRSAAAEENPRVTKLIAFGDSLTAGYLLPANAAFPAVLETALHKEGYRVAIANAGVSGDTSSGGLARLDWAIGDGADGLILELGANDMLRGTDPKVTKSALEAILAKLKEKDVKVLLAGMLASPNLGKDYQTQFDAIYPELAAEYGALFYPFFLDGVADRPDLKLADGLHPNPDGVKEIVQNILPSVRALLAELGDKPARG, translated from the coding sequence ATGACATCCAAAACGCCGCCGCAAACAGACCCGCGCCGCCTCAATTCCCCGGCGCAGGCCCCGATCGCCAATGCGCGGGCTGAGCCTGTCCGATATAGGGATCGCCGCGACTTTCTCCAAGGCGTCCTCCAGACTGGCGCCGCGCTGCTGCTGGCGCTTCCGCTTGACGCCGGACGCCGGAGCGCCGCCGCGGAAGAAAACCCTCGAGTGACAAAACTGATTGCATTCGGCGATAGTTTGACGGCCGGCTATCTCCTGCCGGCCAATGCGGCTTTTCCCGCCGTGCTCGAGACCGCGCTCCACAAGGAGGGCTATCGCGTCGCCATCGCCAATGCCGGCGTGTCCGGCGACACCTCATCGGGCGGCCTTGCGCGGCTCGACTGGGCGATCGGCGATGGCGCGGATGGCCTCATCCTCGAACTCGGCGCGAATGACATGCTGCGCGGAACCGACCCCAAGGTGACGAAATCCGCCCTTGAGGCCATTCTCGCGAAACTCAAAGAGAAGGACGTCAAGGTTCTGCTCGCCGGGATGCTGGCGAGCCCGAACCTTGGCAAAGACTATCAAACGCAGTTCGACGCCATCTATCCCGAACTCGCCGCCGAATATGGCGCCCTGTTCTACCCCTTCTTTCTCGATGGCGTCGCCGACCGGCCCGATCTCAAGCTTGCCGACGGGCTTCACCCCAATCCGGACGGCGTTAAAGAAATCGTCCAGAACATCCTGCCGAGCGTCCGGGCGCTTCTCGCCGAGCTTGGGGATAAGCCGGCGCGCGGCTGA
- a CDS encoding cupin domain-containing protein, translating to MIDSASAHDGVGNLFDIAALDTRAERFTPLVEAKNLKIERIVSTGQASPPGFWYDQDLAEWVLVLAGSAALRFEGEAHPRVLHPGDWLLIPAKQKHRVEWTDKSGATIWLAVHFS from the coding sequence ATGATCGATTCGGCGTCGGCGCATGATGGCGTTGGCAATCTCTTCGACATCGCCGCCCTCGACACGCGCGCGGAGCGGTTCACGCCTCTGGTCGAGGCGAAAAATCTAAAGATCGAGCGCATCGTCTCGACCGGGCAGGCGAGCCCGCCGGGGTTTTGGTACGATCAGGATCTCGCCGAATGGGTGCTTGTGCTCGCCGGATCGGCGGCGTTGCGCTTCGAGGGGGAGGCCCATCCACGGGTTTTGCATCCCGGCGATTGGCTGCTCATCCCCGCGAAGCAAAAGCATCGCGTGGAATGGACCGACAAATCGGGCGCGACCATCTGGCTCGCCGTCCATTTCAGCTGA